In the genome of Anaerolineales bacterium, one region contains:
- a CDS encoding AAA family ATPase, which translates to MSLPRTVARPNAPAVERTTSNLRFIPPPVTRIEDTGLSELWLQDLALKILYFHGYQTGFRVAEAMSLPFVGVADLLLETLKREKFVEIKTQVGFGEGSYQYAITGAGIARAREALERSQYAGPAPVPIAVYNDSMRRQSRGRPTVHPRLMRQALTDLVLSEKTFNRIGPAVNSGTSIFLYGPPGNGKTSIARAIGNMILQEDMFIPFAIDIGGQVVKLYDSVNHELAPEEDAAPPGTGTLKTGAKRDERWVKIRRPFIVVGGELTLAGLDLVFDDVHKYYEAPFQVKANGGVLLIDDFGRQQVRPRDLLNRWIVPLENRLDYLTLHTGRKIDVPFDVLVVFSTNLPPKDLVDEAFLRRLRHKIEVGDPSYEEFRQVFKRVAEAKGVAYSDKGLAYMLQEWYIKRNRKLRASHPRDICDQILDISRYQNVEPAMSKELLDRAAEAYFVEL; encoded by the coding sequence ATGTCATTGCCTAGGACCGTTGCTCGGCCGAACGCGCCAGCTGTCGAGAGGACCACCTCCAACCTACGCTTCATCCCGCCTCCGGTCACCCGAATTGAGGACACCGGCCTGTCGGAGCTGTGGCTCCAGGACCTGGCGCTGAAGATCCTGTACTTCCATGGCTACCAGACCGGCTTCCGCGTGGCCGAGGCGATGAGCCTGCCCTTCGTCGGAGTGGCGGACCTACTGCTGGAGACGCTGAAGCGCGAGAAATTCGTCGAGATCAAGACCCAGGTCGGGTTTGGCGAAGGGTCTTACCAGTACGCCATCACCGGAGCTGGAATCGCGCGAGCGCGAGAGGCGCTGGAGCGCAGCCAGTACGCCGGGCCGGCGCCGGTGCCGATCGCTGTCTACAATGACTCGATGCGCCGCCAGAGCCGCGGACGGCCAACGGTACATCCGCGGCTGATGCGGCAGGCGCTGACGGATCTGGTGCTGTCGGAGAAGACCTTCAACCGGATTGGCCCGGCCGTCAACTCCGGGACCTCGATCTTCCTGTACGGGCCGCCCGGCAACGGCAAGACGTCGATCGCCCGCGCCATCGGCAACATGATCCTGCAGGAGGACATGTTCATACCGTTCGCGATCGATATCGGAGGGCAGGTCGTCAAGCTTTACGACTCGGTGAACCATGAACTGGCCCCGGAAGAGGATGCCGCCCCCCCCGGGACAGGAACCCTGAAGACCGGCGCCAAGCGCGACGAGCGTTGGGTGAAGATCCGGCGGCCGTTCATTGTCGTCGGCGGCGAGTTGACCCTGGCCGGCCTTGACTTGGTGTTCGACGATGTCCACAAGTACTACGAGGCGCCGTTCCAGGTAAAGGCCAACGGGGGGGTGCTGCTGATCGATGACTTCGGCCGTCAGCAGGTGCGGCCGCGTGACCTGCTCAACCGCTGGATCGTGCCCCTGGAGAATCGGCTGGACTACCTGACGCTGCACACCGGCCGCAAGATCGATGTGCCCTTTGATGTGCTGGTTGTCTTTTCGACGAACCTACCGCCCAAGGATCTGGTGGACGAAGCCTTCTTGCGCCGCCTGCGCCACAAGATCGAGGTCGGGGATCCCTCCTATGAAGAATTCCGCCAGGTGTTCAAGCGGGTGGCCGAGGCCAAGGGCGTGGCGTACTCGGACAAGGGGCTGGCCTACATGCTCCAAGAGTGGTACATCAAGCGCAACCGCAAGCTAAGGGCATCCCACCCTCGAGACATTTGCGACCAGATC